Proteins from a genomic interval of Polaribacter sp. Q13:
- a CDS encoding tetratricopeptide repeat-containing sensor histidine kinase, which translates to MDRSKNKDRKIFYKTNFLIGNIFYETLGFKDGIKYFRVNVNDILKDSLLLDVNNNNFNKKFLIQNYLRLGSSYHKLKERELLKDKELLKKYRDSTLYFYGKIIDINELSDDFSEEKAKVYSNLSAFYINDSLYDLAEKFANKSISIHKLKNDKVNQAAALGNLASIYLIQEDYKLAKKTYLEGLALIRNDNSAKAIRFKASLYANLSWSMYKLKDYKAYEFQEMSYDIKDGLRDTEFRGIVKKINAEYDVDTVKKLVLKEAENKRLKNQRIFLAIVISAFVIILSLLFWVNVYKLRQKNFGLQLSQTQLLQHQNIEKIRSESQVRILNATIDGKESERKQIAETLHDSVSALLSSANLHLQATRSQLNGEIPIEIDKTQEIITEASQKIRDLSHTLVSSVLLKFGLKYAIKDMADKYSNSQIKIDTRIGETRRYEQNFEIKVYNIIQEFVNNILKHSKAEKAMIHLNEADSKLYLRISDDGIGFDKNKIINKDGLGLNQIEARIQMMKGDFLIDSTLKNGTVIKVVLPILEKEAINLV; encoded by the coding sequence TTGGATAGGTCAAAAAATAAGGATAGGAAAATATTTTATAAAACAAACTTTTTAATAGGTAATATTTTTTATGAAACCTTAGGCTTTAAAGATGGTATCAAATATTTTAGAGTTAATGTAAATGATATTCTAAAAGACTCTCTCTTATTAGATGTTAATAACAATAATTTTAATAAAAAATTTTTAATTCAAAATTACCTTCGTTTAGGTAGTTCTTATCACAAGCTTAAAGAAAGGGAGCTCCTAAAAGATAAAGAGCTCTTAAAAAAGTATAGAGATAGTACTTTGTATTTTTATGGTAAAATTATTGATATTAATGAGTTAAGTGATGATTTTTCAGAAGAGAAAGCGAAAGTATATAGTAATTTATCAGCTTTTTACATCAATGATTCCTTATATGATTTAGCAGAAAAATTTGCAAATAAATCAATAAGTATTCATAAATTGAAAAATGATAAAGTAAATCAAGCTGCAGCCTTAGGAAATTTGGCGAGTATCTATTTAATTCAAGAAGATTATAAGTTAGCTAAAAAAACTTATTTAGAGGGGTTAGCATTAATAAGGAATGATAATAGTGCGAAAGCTATAAGGTTTAAAGCAAGTTTATATGCCAATCTATCTTGGTCTATGTATAAATTAAAAGATTATAAAGCGTATGAATTTCAAGAGATGTCTTATGATATAAAAGATGGTTTAAGAGACACTGAATTTAGAGGTATCGTAAAAAAAATTAATGCAGAATATGATGTTGATACTGTTAAAAAATTAGTTTTAAAAGAGGCAGAAAATAAACGTCTTAAAAATCAAAGGATTTTTTTGGCGATTGTTATTAGTGCTTTTGTAATTATATTATCTTTATTGTTTTGGGTTAATGTGTATAAATTAAGACAAAAGAATTTTGGGCTTCAACTTTCTCAAACCCAATTACTCCAGCATCAAAATATAGAAAAGATAAGATCAGAATCGCAAGTAAGAATTTTAAATGCTACAATAGATGGTAAAGAGTCTGAAAGGAAACAAATAGCAGAAACTTTGCACGATAGTGTTAGTGCTTTATTATCATCAGCAAATCTTCACTTACAAGCTACAAGAAGCCAGTTAAATGGCGAAATTCCTATAGAGATAGATAAAACTCAAGAGATTATTACAGAAGCTTCTCAAAAAATTAGAGACTTATCTCATACTTTAGTTTCTTCCGTTTTGTTAAAATTTGGGTTAAAATACGCTATAAAAGATATGGCAGATAAGTACTCTAACTCTCAAATTAAGATTGATACAAGAATAGGCGAAACTAGGAGGTATGAACAAAACTTTGAAATAAAAGTATATAATATTATTCAAGAATTTGTTAATAATATTTTAAAGCACAGTAAAGCTGAAAAAGCGATGATTCATTTAAATGAAGCAGATAGCAAACTGTATTTAAGAATTTCAGATGATGGCATTGGTTTTGATAAAAACAAAATCATCAATAAAGACGGTCTTGGTTTAAATCAAATTGAAGCAAGAATACAAATGATGAAAGGAGATTTTCTAATAGATTCTACTCTAAAGAACGGTACTGTTATTAAAGTAGTATTGCCTATTTTAGAAAAAGAGGCAATTAACCTCGTTTAG
- a CDS encoding metallophosphoesterase: MKKILLLSDTHSFIDAQILKFVKQADEVWHAGDIGNLEVTDTIKKLKPLRAVFGNIDGAEARSEFTLDLKFEIENVSVWITHIGGYPNRYDKRIREEIKLNPPKIFISGHSHILKVQYDKKLNLLHLNPGAAGNHGFHKVRTMLRFALENGEIKNMEIIELAKRG; encoded by the coding sequence ATGAAGAAAATCTTATTATTATCTGATACTCATAGTTTTATTGATGCTCAAATTTTAAAGTTTGTAAAACAAGCTGATGAAGTTTGGCATGCTGGCGATATTGGCAATTTAGAAGTTACCGACACCATCAAAAAACTAAAACCTTTACGTGCTGTTTTTGGTAATATTGATGGAGCCGAAGCAAGATCTGAATTTACATTAGATTTAAAGTTCGAAATTGAAAATGTTTCAGTTTGGATAACCCATATTGGCGGTTATCCTAATAGATATGATAAAAGAATACGTGAGGAAATAAAGTTAAATCCTCCAAAAATATTTATTTCAGGGCATTCACATATTCTAAAAGTACAATACGATAAAAAACTAAATTTATTGCACTTAAACCCAGGTGCCGCAGGAAACCATGGTTTTCATAAAGTAAGAACCATGTTACGTTTTGCTTTAGAAAACGGAGAAATAAAAAACATGGAAATTATAGAATTGGCTAAACGAGGTTAA
- the truA gene encoding tRNA pseudouridine(38-40) synthase TruA gives MRYFIELSYNGKIYHGWQIQPDVISVQEKLNKAVSTILQEKIEVVGAGRTDTGVHASQMFAHFDIEKELKGDIPHKLNSLLPMDIVVYNVFSVDDEMHARFGALSRSYEYKIWLGRNPFLLDFSWQIHSQDLNIDLMNDAAKLLLEYTDFQTFSKVKTDVYTYNCDVTEAVWKQNGKELVFYITANRFLRNMVRAIVGTLVDVGLGKITKDDFRKIIESKNRGNAGLSVPAKGLFLTNIKY, from the coding sequence TTGAGGTATTTTATAGAACTTTCTTATAACGGAAAAATTTATCATGGTTGGCAAATTCAACCAGATGTTATTTCTGTACAAGAAAAATTGAACAAAGCTGTTAGTACCATTCTTCAAGAAAAGATAGAAGTTGTTGGAGCAGGAAGAACGGATACTGGAGTACATGCTTCTCAAATGTTTGCTCATTTCGATATCGAAAAAGAACTGAAGGGAGATATTCCGCATAAGTTAAATTCATTACTACCAATGGATATTGTTGTGTATAATGTGTTTTCGGTTGATGATGAAATGCACGCACGATTTGGAGCACTTAGCAGAAGTTACGAATACAAAATATGGTTGGGTAGAAACCCTTTTTTATTAGACTTTTCTTGGCAAATACATTCACAGGATTTAAATATCGATTTAATGAATGATGCCGCAAAATTATTATTGGAGTATACCGATTTTCAGACTTTTTCTAAAGTTAAGACAGATGTGTATACTTATAATTGTGATGTTACCGAAGCTGTTTGGAAACAAAACGGAAAGGAGTTGGTGTTTTATATTACGGCAAATCGTTTTTTAAGAAATATGGTGAGAGCCATTGTGGGTACTTTGGTAGATGTTGGTTTGGGGAAAATTACAAAAGACGATTTTAGAAAAATTATAGAGAGTAAAAATAGAGGAAATGCGGGCTTATCAGTTCCTGCAAAAGGGTTGTTTTTAACAAATATTAAATATTAG
- a CDS encoding ABC transporter ATP-binding protein, which yields MADKTGKAFDLQIFLRLMSFAKRYKLNFFIAVSSTILLAFVALLNPYLIKETVDKYITEKDTQGLINNILLMFGVVLIEVLLRFTFIYYANWVGQHIIRDIRAKTFRHILQFKMSYFDTNSVGKLVTRVVSDIETIAAFFSSGVFTIVSDVLQMFAIAALMFYFNWKLALIALAVLPILIYATRVFQQAIKATFQEVRNQVANLNGFVQERVTGMKIVQLFNRENIEYKNFKEINNKHKEAYVKTIWYFSIFFPIAEILSSIGIGLIVWFGSKQIIGGSVPGPGTVMAFVQMAQMLFRPLRQIADKFNQLQMGIVSGERVFKVIDTQSSIVKNGTQKAEKLKGDISFKDVHFSYIKGEEVLKGISLNVKKGQTVAIVGATGAGKSTIINLINRFYEIDSGTISVDNISINEYALESLRNQVAVVLQDVFLFSDSILNNITLKDENITLKEVEKAAKQIGIHDFIMTLPGGYQYNVKERGAMLSSGQRQLIAFLRAYVSKPSILILDEATSSVDSHAEQMIQYATETITKGRTSIVIAHRLATIKQADKIIVMDKGLIVEEGTHNELLDRDNGYYKNLYDKQFSIKKAS from the coding sequence TTGGCAGATAAAACAGGAAAAGCTTTCGATTTACAAATCTTTTTAAGACTGATGTCTTTTGCAAAACGCTATAAATTAAACTTTTTTATAGCTGTTTCTTCTACTATTTTATTAGCTTTTGTAGCTTTGTTAAACCCTTATTTAATAAAAGAAACGGTAGATAAATATATCACAGAAAAAGACACACAAGGTCTTATTAACAATATACTTTTAATGTTTGGAGTAGTGCTAATAGAAGTATTGCTACGTTTTACTTTTATTTATTATGCTAACTGGGTTGGGCAACATATTATTAGAGATATTAGAGCAAAAACATTTCGGCATATTTTACAATTTAAAATGTCTTATTTTGATACCAATTCTGTAGGTAAATTAGTAACAAGAGTGGTTTCTGATATAGAAACTATTGCCGCCTTTTTTAGTAGTGGTGTTTTTACAATTGTAAGTGATGTTTTACAGATGTTTGCAATAGCGGCTTTAATGTTTTATTTTAATTGGAAGTTAGCATTAATTGCATTGGCTGTTTTACCAATTTTAATTTATGCAACGAGAGTTTTTCAGCAAGCTATAAAAGCAACGTTTCAAGAAGTAAGAAATCAAGTAGCAAATTTAAATGGATTTGTGCAAGAACGTGTTACAGGAATGAAGATTGTACAGCTATTTAACAGAGAAAACATAGAGTATAAAAATTTTAAAGAGATTAATAATAAACATAAAGAAGCGTATGTAAAAACCATTTGGTATTTTTCTATTTTCTTTCCTATTGCAGAAATTTTATCATCAATTGGTATTGGTTTAATTGTTTGGTTTGGTAGTAAACAAATTATTGGAGGGTCTGTTCCTGGTCCTGGTACCGTAATGGCTTTTGTGCAAATGGCACAAATGTTATTTAGACCGTTACGCCAGATTGCAGATAAATTTAACCAATTACAAATGGGTATCGTTTCTGGAGAACGTGTTTTTAAAGTGATAGATACACAAAGTAGTATTGTTAAAAACGGAACACAAAAAGCAGAAAAACTGAAAGGAGATATTAGTTTTAAAGATGTTCATTTTAGCTATATAAAAGGAGAAGAAGTGTTAAAAGGCATCTCTTTAAATGTTAAAAAAGGACAAACAGTAGCTATTGTAGGTGCTACAGGTGCTGGTAAATCGACTATTATCAACTTAATTAATCGTTTTTATGAGATTGATAGTGGTACTATTAGTGTTGATAATATTTCGATAAATGAATATGCTTTAGAGAGTTTAAGAAATCAAGTAGCGGTAGTTTTACAGGATGTCTTTTTGTTTTCAGATTCAATTTTAAATAATATTACTTTAAAGGATGAAAACATCACTTTAAAGGAAGTAGAAAAAGCGGCAAAACAAATTGGTATTCACGATTTTATTATGACACTTCCAGGAGGTTATCAATATAACGTAAAAGAACGTGGAGCTATGTTATCTTCTGGACAACGACAATTAATTGCTTTTTTAAGGGCTTATGTAAGTAAACCAAGTATTTTAATTTTAGATGAAGCGACTTCTTCGGTTGATTCTCATGCAGAACAAATGATTCAATACGCCACAGAAACCATTACAAAAGGGAGAACTTCTATTGTTATTGCACATAGATTAGCTACTATAAAACAAGCGGATAAGATTATTGTGATGGATAAAGGTTTAATAGTGGAAGAAGGAACTCATAATGAGTTGTTAGACAGAGATAATGGGTATTATAAAAACTTATACGATAAACAATTTAGCATCAAGAAAGCTTCTTAA
- the cdaA gene encoding diadenylate cyclase CdaA has product MFDFIEFSLLDVLDILLVATLLYYIYKLLKGTVAINIVIGIAFIFLIWKITQALKMEMLSGILGYLLSGGVIALIIVFQQEIRKFLLMIGTTNFTNKRNFLKQLKFLQTDISSEIETETILEACKNMSKTKTGALIVIERTNSLDFLINTGDSMNALVNVAILESVFYKNSPLHDGALIIRDNYIVATRVILPVSDSTKIPARFGLRHRAAIGVSEKTDAVCLLVSEETGEISYIKDGGFELYADYNDLDEKLKKDLM; this is encoded by the coding sequence ATGTTCGATTTTATTGAGTTTTCTTTATTAGATGTATTAGATATTTTATTAGTTGCAACACTACTATACTACATATACAAATTATTAAAAGGTACTGTTGCTATTAACATTGTTATTGGTATAGCCTTTATTTTCTTAATCTGGAAAATTACACAAGCCTTAAAAATGGAAATGTTAAGTGGTATATTAGGCTACTTACTTTCTGGTGGAGTTATTGCATTAATCATTGTTTTTCAGCAAGAAATACGTAAATTTTTATTAATGATTGGTACTACAAACTTTACCAACAAACGTAATTTTTTAAAACAATTAAAATTTTTACAAACAGATATTAGTTCAGAAATTGAAACAGAAACAATTTTAGAAGCTTGTAAAAATATGTCTAAAACAAAAACTGGTGCTCTAATTGTTATTGAACGCACCAATTCTTTAGACTTTCTAATAAATACTGGCGATAGCATGAATGCTTTAGTAAATGTAGCTATTTTAGAAAGTGTTTTCTATAAAAACAGCCCTTTACACGATGGAGCACTAATTATTAGGGATAATTATATTGTTGCTACAAGGGTAATTTTACCCGTTTCTGACAGTACAAAAATTCCTGCAAGATTTGGACTAAGACATAGAGCTGCAATTGGAGTTTCGGAAAAAACAGATGCTGTTTGCTTGTTAGTTTCTGAAGAAACAGGAGAAATTTCTTATATAAAAGATGGTGGTTTTGAATTGTATGCTGATTATAATGACCTCGATGAAAAGCTTAAAAAAGACTTAATGTAA
- a CDS encoding biopolymer transporter ExbD: MSRKESPEINAGSMADIAFLLLIFFLVTTTMSVDAGISRKIPQKQENPTDLDINERNILEININKHNALLVDGKIIEVKELKQIAINFIDNGGGLDINKNTCSWCTGKRDKLSSDHPSKAIISIKTDRLTNYGTYLSTLDIINSAYAHLRNKLAIKLYKRNYKNLLEELKASNNSDNNLLEKIKLIREKYPLLLCDAEINI, translated from the coding sequence ATGAGTAGAAAAGAATCTCCAGAAATTAATGCGGGTTCCATGGCAGACATCGCCTTTTTATTATTAATCTTTTTCCTTGTTACCACAACAATGAGTGTAGATGCAGGAATATCGAGAAAAATTCCGCAAAAACAAGAAAACCCCACAGATTTAGACATCAATGAAAGAAATATATTAGAAATAAACATCAACAAACACAATGCATTATTAGTAGATGGAAAAATAATTGAAGTAAAAGAGTTAAAACAAATTGCGATTAACTTTATAGACAATGGAGGTGGACTTGATATTAATAAAAACACTTGCAGTTGGTGCACAGGAAAGCGAGACAAACTATCTTCAGATCATCCATCAAAAGCAATCATATCAATAAAAACAGATAGATTAACAAATTATGGAACCTATCTTTCTACCCTCGATATTATAAATTCGGCTTACGCACATTTACGAAATAAATTGGCTATTAAACTGTACAAAAGAAATTATAAGAATCTTTTAGAAGAGTTAAAAGCATCAAACAACTCCGATAATAATCTTTTAGAAAAAATTAAATTAATTAGAGAAAAATACCCTTTATTATTATGCGATGCAGAAATTAATATCTAA
- the folP gene encoding dihydropteroate synthase, with product MTINCKGTLVDLATPKVMGILNITPDSFFDGGKYKNESDFLNQTNKMISDGATFIDVGAYSSRPGAKHISEEEELQRIVPVINLLVQNFPEIIISVDTFRSKVAQETINAGAAIINDISGGKMDDTMFTTVANLQVPYILMHMLGTPQNMQQNPVYKDVTQEIISFFAAQIHKLHQLKLNDIIIDVGFGFGKTNVHNFEILKNLELFKSLDAPILAGISRKSMLYKTLDISAQEALNATTSANTIALLNGANILRVHDVKEAVEAVKLVNQISF from the coding sequence ATGACGATAAATTGCAAAGGTACTTTAGTCGATTTAGCCACCCCAAAAGTGATGGGGATTTTAAATATTACTCCAGATTCTTTCTTTGACGGTGGTAAATATAAAAACGAATCAGATTTTCTAAATCAAACTAACAAAATGATATCTGATGGCGCTACTTTTATAGATGTAGGCGCCTATTCTTCTAGACCTGGTGCAAAACATATTTCCGAAGAAGAAGAATTACAAAGAATTGTTCCTGTAATTAATTTATTAGTTCAAAATTTTCCAGAAATCATTATTTCTGTAGATACATTTAGAAGTAAAGTTGCCCAAGAAACCATAAATGCGGGTGCAGCCATTATAAATGATATTTCGGGTGGTAAAATGGACGATACTATGTTTACCACCGTTGCAAATTTACAAGTTCCTTACATTTTAATGCACATGTTAGGTACGCCACAAAACATGCAACAAAACCCCGTTTATAAAGATGTAACTCAAGAAATCATTTCTTTTTTCGCAGCACAAATACACAAATTACATCAACTTAAATTAAACGATATTATTATAGATGTTGGTTTCGGGTTTGGTAAAACAAATGTCCATAATTTTGAAATCTTAAAGAATTTAGAACTTTTTAAAAGTTTAGATGCACCTATTTTAGCCGGAATTTCTCGTAAATCTATGTTGTATAAAACGTTAGATATTTCTGCACAAGAAGCCCTAAACGCAACAACCTCTGCCAATACAATTGCCTTATTAAATGGCGCAAATATTTTACGTGTACATGACGTAAAAGAAGCGGTAGAAGCTGTAAAATTGGTAAATCAGATTTCCTTTTAG
- a CDS encoding TIGR00730 family Rossman fold protein: protein MKKIVVFCGSSLGFNPIYKEAAVALGNHFVNNKIGLVYGGGKIGMMGAIADTILAHNGEVIGVIPKLLEKEEVAHSGVEEMIVCNTMSERKVIMSKLVDAYIALPGGFGTLDELFEALTLGQLHIEQKPVGLLNVNGFFDAVLLQLDKMIAEGFLKQTNRDMLIIGTSVEDLMQKINTYKAPKISHIINKVVS, encoded by the coding sequence TTGAAAAAAATTGTTGTTTTTTGTGGCTCAAGCTTAGGTTTTAACCCAATTTATAAAGAAGCCGCCGTAGCATTAGGAAATCATTTTGTAAACAACAAAATTGGTTTGGTATATGGAGGCGGTAAAATAGGAATGATGGGCGCCATTGCCGATACAATTCTAGCTCATAACGGCGAAGTTATTGGTGTAATTCCTAAATTATTAGAAAAAGAAGAAGTTGCTCACTCTGGTGTTGAAGAAATGATAGTTTGTAATACAATGAGCGAACGTAAAGTAATAATGAGCAAATTAGTAGACGCTTACATTGCATTACCAGGAGGTTTTGGCACCTTAGACGAGTTGTTTGAAGCACTTACTTTAGGACAACTACATATTGAACAAAAACCTGTAGGACTCTTAAATGTAAACGGTTTTTTTGATGCTGTTTTATTGCAATTAGATAAAATGATAGCAGAAGGTTTCTTAAAACAAACCAATAGAGACATGTTAATAATTGGTACTTCCGTAGAAGATTTAATGCAAAAAATAAACACTTACAAAGCACCAAAAATTAGTCACATAATAAATAAAGTAGTTAGTTAG
- a CDS encoding DUF1599 domain-containing protein: protein MQDTSKQYDAVIEECRSLFIKKMSDYGSAWRILRLPSLTDQIFIKAQRIRQLQENEVRKVDEGEKSEFIGIINYSIMALIQLENGVVANPDLNTEEATVLYDKHAKITKELMMNKNHDYGEAWRDMRVSSLTDLILQKLLRVKQIEDNKGKTLVSEGIDANYQDMINYAVFALIHLG, encoded by the coding sequence ATGCAAGATACATCTAAACAATACGATGCTGTAATTGAAGAATGCAGGAGTTTATTTATAAAAAAAATGAGTGATTATGGTTCTGCGTGGCGAATTTTACGGTTACCATCTTTAACAGATCAGATTTTTATTAAGGCGCAAAGAATTCGTCAATTACAAGAAAATGAGGTTAGAAAAGTGGATGAAGGGGAGAAATCTGAATTTATAGGAATCATCAATTATTCTATAATGGCGTTAATTCAGTTAGAAAATGGAGTAGTTGCTAACCCCGATTTAAATACGGAAGAAGCCACAGTTTTGTATGATAAACATGCCAAAATTACCAAAGAATTAATGATGAATAAAAATCATGATTATGGAGAGGCTTGGAGAGATATGCGTGTTTCTAGTTTAACAGATTTAATTTTACAGAAATTATTACGCGTTAAGCAAATTGAAGATAATAAAGGTAAAACATTGGTTTCTGAAGGAATTGATGCGAATTACCAAGACATGATTAATTACGCAGTTTTTGCATTGATTCATTTGGGGTAA